One segment of Asterias rubens chromosome 2, eAstRub1.3, whole genome shotgun sequence DNA contains the following:
- the LOC117305189 gene encoding cytochrome P450 2U1-like — translation WSKQYGVVFSVRLGPQLFVVLNDLRSIKKALHEQADVFSDRLVVDFAKLLGVEGSVVFENGTVWKERRRFGLGALRSFGMGKKSIEHSINEESRYLLDGFADKQGKPFDATHLINNAVSNIICKICFGYRFDYSDPKFAELIAILGEQLSDSSSLFANFKSAASKARTKRNADFIIDFVRKIVQDHHQSYDENDIRDIIDMGIAEVKQSKSKEKHGGRNEKEIFNDGALIRSVIFLFIAGTDTTTQTLLWTLMYMALHPDVQKKVQSEIDEVIGGSRQPLMTDSPNMPYTNAVIMEMQRMRPVAPLAIPRKTRDDTTLDGYTIPSNTCVFVNIWAVHHDPATWTEPEKYNPARFLSADGKSVIQHGSLITFGTGRRACMGENLAKSELFIFFVNILQRFTVTFPEGKATPSQDGSAGAILGPRPYELCGTIRRT, via the exons TGGTCCAAGCAGTATGGGGTAGTGTTTAGTGTACGACTTGGCCCTCAGCTCTTCGTAGTTCTGAATGATTTACGCAGCATCAAGAAGGCCTTGCATGAGCAAGCTGATGTCTTCTCCGACAGACTGGTTGTAGATTTTGCGAAACTACTGGGAGTGGAAG GCAGTGTCGTTTTTGAAAATGGCACTGTTTGGAAGGAGCGTCGTCGGTTTGGTCTCGGGGCTCTGAGAAGCTTTGGTATGGGCAAGAAAAGCATCGAGCATTCCATCAACGAGGAATCACGGTACCTCCTCGACGGCTTTGCTGACAAACAAGGAAAACCATTCGATGCCACACACCTCATCAACAATGCCGTCTCCAACATCATTTGTAAAATTTGCTTCGGTTACAGGTTTGACTACTCCGACCCCAAGTTCGCTGAGCTTATTGCTATTCTCGGAGAGCAATTGTCCGATAGCTCGTCGCTGTTTGCTAACTTTAAGTCGGCTGCGTCTAAAGCTCGGACAAAACGAAATGCCGATTTCATAATTGATTTTGTCCGTAAAATAGTCCAG GACCACCATCAATCATATGATGAAAATGACATCCGGGATATTATTGACATGGGAATAGCCGAGGTCAAGCAGTCAAAGAGCAAGGAAAAACATGGTGGTCGAAATGAGAAGGAGATCTTCAACGACGGTGCACTTATTCGAAGTGTTATATTTTTATTCATCGCTGGTACCGATACAACGACCCAAACTCTGCTTTGGACTTTGATGTACATGGCTCTACATCCTGATGTGCAAAAGAAG GTCCAGTCTGAAATTGATGAGGTCATTGGAGGGAGTCGTCAACCACTAATGACCGACAGTCCTAACATGCCGTACACTAATGCCGTTATAATGGAGATGCAACGCATGCGTCCTGTGGCACCTTTAGCTATTCCCCGCAAAACTAGGGACGACACGACGCTGGACGGGTACACAATTCCGTCAAACACGT GCGTGTTTGTCAACATCTGGGCAGTACACCATGATCCTGCGACGTGGACAGAGCCAGAGAAATACAACCCAGCCCGGTTCCTCTCTGCTGATGGCAAGAGTGTCATTCAACATGGGTCACTCATTACATTTGGAACag GTCGCCGTGCCTGCATGGGAGAAAATCTCGCTAAATCCGAGCTCTTTATTTTCTTTGTCAACATCCTTCAACGATTCACTGTTACCTTTCCAGAGGGTAAAGCGACCCCGTCACAGGATGGATCGGCTGGTGCTATACTTGGCCCGAGACCATACGAACTGTGTGGCACCATCAGACGTACATAA